The following are from one region of the Cetobacterium somerae genome:
- a CDS encoding ABC transporter permease codes for MRGYFFRRLVNTIPILFTVSILIFMFIHLIPGDPARLLAGQNATIDEIQLMREHLGLTKPLHIQYFNFVKTFFSGELGNSIKTGLPIKDMIAPRFKPTFMLAILSIIWATIFGVVAGIISAINRGKVLDYVVMIGAISGISLPLFWLGLMLIQVFSVNLGWFPTGGTDSFKSYILPAITLGAGITSMIARYTRSSMCEILKEPYIRTSRAKGISEFWVIMKHTLRNSLIDVVTIVGLQFGFLLAGSVLVETVFTIPGLGRLLIDSILFRDYTVIQVILLIFTLQFIVVNLVVDVLYGVLNPKIRYD; via the coding sequence ATGAGGGGTTACTTTTTTCGAAGATTAGTCAACACAATTCCCATACTGTTTACAGTTTCAATTTTGATTTTTATGTTTATTCATTTAATTCCAGGAGATCCAGCTAGATTACTTGCTGGTCAAAATGCCACAATTGACGAGATTCAATTGATGAGAGAACATTTAGGGCTTACAAAGCCTCTTCATATACAATATTTTAACTTTGTAAAAACTTTTTTTAGTGGAGAACTTGGAAACTCAATTAAGACAGGGCTTCCTATAAAGGATATGATAGCTCCAAGATTTAAACCAACTTTTATGTTAGCTATTTTATCAATTATTTGGGCAACAATATTTGGAGTAGTTGCCGGAATAATTTCAGCTATTAACAGAGGTAAAGTTTTAGATTATGTTGTAATGATAGGAGCTATATCTGGAATATCTTTACCACTTTTTTGGTTAGGATTGATGTTAATTCAAGTATTTTCTGTTAATCTTGGTTGGTTTCCTACAGGAGGAACGGATTCATTTAAAAGTTATATTCTTCCTGCTATAACTTTAGGAGCTGGAATAACATCAATGATAGCAAGATACACAAGATCATCTATGTGTGAAATTTTAAAAGAACCTTATATCAGAACTTCAAGAGCTAAAGGAATTAGTGAATTTTGGGTTATTATGAAGCACACTCTTAGAAACTCTCTGATAGATGTGGTTACTATAGTTGGATTACAATTTGGATTTTTACTAGCAGGATCAGTTTTGGTAGAAACAGTTTTTACAATTCCAGGCTTAGGAAGGTTGCTTATTGATTCTATCCTTTTTAGAGATTATACAGTTATTCAAGTAATTTTATTAATTTTTACTTTACAGTTTATTGTAGTTAATCTTGTAGTGGATGTTTTATATGGAGTTTTAAATCCAAAAATTAGATACGATTAA
- the blaOXA gene encoding class D beta-lactamase, which translates to MKKYIYLIGGILMLLLSPLYGAEFKENDSISNFFKQKNINGTFVLYDVQTKSLTGYNETRAFTQYQPASTFKIPNTLIGLSLGIVKNVDTVAYKHDGKKLWNKSWEKDVNLREAIKLSHLPAYQQLAQKIGTVKMQENLSKIDYGNKNIGKNLTTFWLRGPLKISAIEQVYFLEKLAKRELDYSKDIQESVIEIIKLDNGDMWTLYGKTGWATRDLNKNLNPTLGWFVGWVEQNKKLYIFALNMDIKDSSQLPLRQEIALEILKNELNI; encoded by the coding sequence ATGAAAAAATATATTTATCTTATAGGAGGAATTTTAATGCTGTTATTAAGTCCACTCTATGGAGCTGAATTTAAAGAAAATGATAGCATTTCAAATTTTTTTAAACAAAAAAATATCAATGGAACCTTTGTACTTTACGATGTCCAGACTAAAAGTTTAACGGGTTATAATGAAACCCGTGCATTTACTCAATATCAACCTGCTTCTACTTTTAAAATTCCAAACACTTTAATAGGCCTCTCTCTAGGGATAGTTAAAAATGTAGATACCGTTGCTTATAAGCACGATGGAAAAAAATTATGGAATAAATCTTGGGAAAAAGATGTAAATCTTAGGGAAGCTATAAAATTATCTCACTTACCTGCATATCAGCAGTTAGCTCAGAAAATCGGAACAGTTAAAATGCAAGAGAATCTTTCAAAAATAGATTATGGTAATAAAAATATTGGAAAGAATCTTACAACTTTCTGGTTAAGAGGTCCGTTAAAAATAAGTGCTATTGAACAGGTATATTTTTTAGAAAAACTTGCCAAACGTGAACTTGATTACTCTAAAGATATCCAGGAATCTGTTATAGAAATTATTAAATTAGATAATGGTGATATGTGGACACTGTACGGTAAAACGGGTTGGGCAACAAGAGATTTAAACAAAAACCTTAACCCTACTTTAGGATGGTTCGTAGGTTGGGTGGAACAAAATAAGAAACTTTACATCTTTGCTTTAAATATGGATATAAAAGATTCTTCACAACTTCCTCTACGACAAGAAATAGCTCTTGAAATTTTAAAAAATGAATTAAATATTTAG
- a CDS encoding class I SAM-dependent methyltransferase gives MSLKTEYENQQKYRKWSLIVDKLPIKSDHVVAELGCGTGNFAEVLSKKIKEVIAIDLNQNLLEILQNKKILNITILQKDISNLNYIPKQVDGIFSSFAIAYFPNKMEQILKNWFDKLKNGGWVAIIEIDDLLRGHTPLSKETLNKLEIFEDKTRNNGIYDFRAGRKISLILKDLGMEILLDEDLEDSELTDSGILSDEIYTMWENRLNRLSFDKFFQKNEIESIKADFLSLLKSAKHINQTKVKFIIAKKS, from the coding sequence ATGTCACTTAAAACAGAGTATGAAAATCAACAAAAATATAGAAAATGGAGTTTAATTGTTGATAAACTACCAATTAAAAGTGATCATGTCGTCGCAGAGCTTGGTTGTGGAACAGGGAATTTTGCAGAAGTTCTTTCTAAAAAGATAAAAGAGGTTATTGCGATAGATTTGAATCAAAATCTACTTGAAATTTTACAAAATAAAAAAATTCTAAATATCACAATTTTACAAAAAGATATATCTAATTTAAACTACATCCCTAAGCAAGTTGATGGAATATTTTCTAGCTTTGCTATTGCTTATTTTCCAAATAAAATGGAACAAATATTAAAAAACTGGTTTGATAAATTAAAAAATGGCGGATGGGTTGCAATTATTGAAATTGATGATCTTTTACGAGGTCATACTCCACTTTCTAAAGAAACTCTAAATAAATTAGAAATATTTGAAGATAAAACTAGAAATAATGGAATTTATGACTTTAGAGCTGGTCGAAAAATCTCTCTAATTTTAAAAGATTTAGGAATGGAGATTTTACTTGACGAAGATTTAGAGGATTCTGAATTAACTGATTCTGGTATACTCTCTGATGAGATTTACACAATGTGGGAAAATCGTCTAAATCGATTATCATTTGATAAATTTTTTCAAAAGAACGAAATTGAATCAATAAAAGCAGATTTTTTATCTCTTCTTAAAAGTGCTAAGCACATTAACCAAACTAAAGTTAAGTTCATTATAGCTAAAAAATCTTAA
- a CDS encoding prephenate dehydratase encodes MIEKIKVGYQGVEGAFSQEAMIHYFGEGIGAQNYKTFEDVFIAVKNGEIECGVLPIENSTTGSINLVYDLLEKYNLFIVGEVCIRIIQNLIGNKDARLEDIKEIYSHPQGFEQSKKFIDSLGEIKHINYHNTALSVKYVKDSNSLEKGAIGSKRACEINNLKILKENINDNLDNKTRFIIVESCIKNSLENNKITVGVKLKHEVGSLYKILGEFYKRGINLTKIESRPVGDGTFSYNFYIDLEGNLSDSNLKEALSQIRLGVEKLKIYGTYKKCEIR; translated from the coding sequence ATGATAGAAAAGATTAAAGTTGGTTATCAAGGGGTAGAAGGAGCATTTAGTCAAGAGGCTATGATTCACTATTTTGGAGAAGGAATTGGAGCACAAAATTATAAAACATTTGAAGATGTTTTTATTGCTGTAAAGAATGGAGAGATTGAATGTGGAGTTTTACCAATTGAAAACTCTACAACAGGATCAATAAATTTAGTTTATGACCTTTTAGAAAAATATAACCTTTTTATAGTGGGAGAGGTTTGTATAAGGATAATTCAAAATCTGATAGGAAATAAAGATGCTCGGTTAGAGGATATTAAAGAGATATACTCACATCCCCAAGGGTTTGAACAAAGTAAAAAATTTATAGATTCTTTAGGAGAAATTAAGCATATAAATTATCATAATACTGCTTTAAGTGTAAAATATGTGAAAGATTCAAACTCTTTAGAAAAAGGAGCTATTGGCAGCAAAAGAGCCTGTGAAATTAATAATTTAAAAATTCTAAAAGAGAATATTAACGATAACTTAGATAATAAAACCAGATTTATTATTGTGGAGTCTTGTATAAAAAATAGTTTAGAAAATAATAAAATCACAGTTGGAGTAAAATTAAAACATGAAGTTGGAAGTTTGTATAAAATATTAGGGGAATTCTATAAGCGAGGGATAAATTTAACAAAAATTGAATCAAGGCCTGTAGGAGATGGGACATTTTCCTATAACTTTTATATTGATTTAGAGGGAAATTTATCTGATAGTAATTTAAAAGAGGCTCTTAGTCAGATAAGGCTTGGAGTTGAAAAATTAAAAATATATGGGACATATAAAAAATGTGAAATTAGATAA
- a CDS encoding Crp/Fnr family transcriptional regulator, whose translation MEGKIKIYSAFYGDKEVIIEFCKPLQILGEVEYIQNKDINVNVEALTPCIVIGILREDFKKMISGNDKLYELLLRTVTSKLTSTMTHILSYHQKPLEERILNYLKELSQNNKVEKIKYIEMAGFLKISDRHLRKVLKKLDDTGVISKSGKTIYILKWPDNI comes from the coding sequence GTGGAAGGAAAAATTAAAATTTATTCAGCCTTTTATGGTGATAAAGAGGTTATCATTGAGTTCTGCAAACCTCTACAAATTTTAGGTGAAGTAGAATATATTCAAAATAAAGATATAAATGTAAATGTCGAAGCTTTAACACCTTGTATAGTTATTGGTATTTTAAGGGAAGATTTCAAAAAAATGATTTCTGGAAATGATAAACTTTATGAACTGCTTCTAAGAACTGTAACAAGTAAATTGACATCTACTATGACACATATTTTAAGTTATCATCAAAAACCTTTAGAGGAACGAATTTTAAATTATTTAAAAGAGCTTTCACAAAATAATAAAGTTGAAAAAATTAAATATATAGAAATGGCTGGTTTTTTAAAAATCTCCGATAGACACTTACGAAAAGTTTTAAAAAAACTTGATGATACTGGAGTAATATCTAAGTCTGGAAAAACTATCTATATTTTAAAATGGCCAGATAATATTTAA
- a CDS encoding OmpW family outer membrane protein codes for MKKLFLLSLIALGTTAYAKEVAQPIEVVEEIIITEEVIIAPVEEVVVATTKNNLYIRTGLDVWSQYDSHSIYHEKNGIKVSNGDTKKMGYEFAIENTRNITDNFELGLGVAYQNHAGLKSENRNGINYEIGKYDSAPLYVVGKYNFTTFENGITPYVKANVGYSFNFNSKDGEIAGVNYSTKIDDGFYYGVGTGMEYNNFTVDIMYQANQAKVKGTVDGATDSHKKSLDYSRITLGFGYKFSY; via the coding sequence ATGAAAAAATTATTTTTATTATCACTTATCGCTTTAGGAACAACAGCTTATGCTAAAGAAGTTGCTCAACCAATTGAAGTTGTAGAAGAAATCATTATTACAGAAGAGGTTATAATAGCTCCAGTTGAAGAGGTTGTTGTAGCAACTACTAAAAATAATTTATATATAAGAACAGGTTTAGATGTATGGTCACAATATGATTCACATTCAATCTATCATGAAAAAAATGGAATAAAAGTATCTAATGGAGATACTAAAAAAATGGGTTATGAATTTGCTATAGAAAATACAAGAAATATAACTGATAACTTTGAATTAGGATTAGGAGTAGCTTATCAAAATCATGCTGGATTAAAATCAGAAAATAGAAATGGTATAAACTATGAAATTGGAAAATATGATTCTGCACCTTTATATGTAGTTGGAAAGTATAATTTTACTACTTTTGAAAATGGAATTACTCCATACGTAAAAGCTAACGTAGGATACTCATTTAATTTTAATTCAAAAGATGGAGAGATTGCAGGTGTTAACTATTCAACTAAAATAGATGATGGTTTCTACTATGGTGTTGGAACAGGAATGGAATATAATAACTTTACTGTAGATATTATGTACCAAGCTAACCAAGCTAAAGTTAAAGGAACTGTAGATGGAGCAACTGACTCTCATAAAAAATCACTTGACTATTCAAGAATTACTTTAGGATTTGGATATAAATTCTCATACTAA
- a CDS encoding GNAT family N-acetyltransferase has protein sequence MIRKLETKDIDVVIQIWFEANKKAHDFIPESYWLEKFDEVKSILLQAEVYIYEADSEIKGFIGLMDNYIAGIFISTECQSKGMGKELLYYAKEKKENLSLSVYAKNSRAINFYKRENFKVISENLDENTGEKEFFMRWEKK, from the coding sequence ATGATTAGAAAACTAGAAACAAAAGATATTGATGTGGTAATTCAAATATGGTTTGAGGCGAATAAAAAAGCTCATGATTTTATTCCTGAGAGTTATTGGTTAGAAAAATTTGATGAAGTGAAATCTATTTTACTTCAAGCAGAGGTATATATTTATGAGGCTGATAGTGAAATTAAAGGATTTATAGGTCTTATGGATAACTATATTGCTGGTATTTTTATATCAACCGAGTGTCAGTCTAAAGGAATGGGAAAGGAGTTACTTTACTATGCAAAAGAAAAGAAAGAAAACCTTTCTCTAAGTGTATATGCAAAAAACTCACGTGCAATAAATTTTTATAAGAGAGAAAATTTTAAAGTAATATCTGAAAATCTTGATGAGAACACAGGTGAGAAAGAGTTTTTCATGAGATGGGAAAAGAAATAA
- a CDS encoding ABC transporter substrate-binding protein produces the protein MKRKLSLLYLIIVMILVASCNKKEKIESKKEIIAAQVGAAKSLDPQGTNDKRSLEVIVQVYDTLVEVDKNMELKDGLAENWEYITPTKIRFKLKDGIKFHNEEPLKVEDVIFSLNRVKNSKIVGAIGESIESVEKVDDKTFDINTKYPTKTLLKFLADPGASIVSEKAINESGNSFGQNPVGTGSFILEEWVTGDKIVLKSNKEHTFKKPNIDKLVFRSIPEATNRVIGLETGEIDVAYAVSPIDAEQVIKNPKLELMAIDPLAIEFIGFNMKDSKLKDENLRKAIIYALNSDEILGTVLGTYAESINSPLAKNMFGYTENRVNYSQDIDKAKEYLDKVEKKEDLNLSITIHSNSDSMQISQIIQAQLKDIGINLTINPLEWGTFISETSNGKHQLFHLGKTSPTGDGEEALTVFNEKFIGAAGNRFFYSNPKVNELLTLAKEETDDKKREVYYQEVCQIIQEDGVMAISFTRKVIAGVNKNISNFEPHPSGMHRFYKVDKEVK, from the coding sequence ATGAAAAGAAAATTGAGTTTATTATATTTAATTATAGTAATGATTTTAGTTGCATCTTGTAATAAAAAAGAAAAAATTGAATCTAAAAAAGAGATTATAGCAGCTCAAGTAGGTGCAGCTAAAAGTTTGGATCCTCAAGGAACTAATGATAAGCGGTCACTTGAAGTTATAGTCCAAGTATATGATACCTTGGTAGAAGTGGATAAAAATATGGAGTTAAAAGATGGTTTAGCTGAAAATTGGGAGTATATCACTCCTACAAAAATTAGGTTTAAATTAAAAGATGGAATTAAATTTCATAATGAAGAACCTTTAAAAGTTGAAGATGTTATATTTTCTTTAAATAGAGTTAAGAACTCTAAAATAGTTGGAGCAATTGGTGAAAGTATTGAAAGTGTTGAAAAGGTAGATGATAAGACTTTTGATATAAATACAAAATATCCAACGAAGACACTTTTAAAATTTTTAGCTGATCCTGGAGCTTCAATTGTGAGTGAAAAGGCTATTAATGAATCTGGAAATAGTTTTGGTCAAAATCCAGTTGGAACGGGATCTTTTATTTTAGAAGAATGGGTAACAGGGGATAAGATTGTTTTAAAAAGTAATAAAGAACATACTTTTAAAAAGCCAAATATTGATAAGTTAGTTTTTAGGAGTATCCCAGAAGCTACAAATAGAGTTATTGGATTAGAAACAGGAGAGATTGATGTAGCTTACGCTGTTTCCCCTATTGATGCAGAGCAAGTTATAAAAAATCCTAAATTGGAGTTAATGGCAATAGACCCATTAGCAATTGAGTTTATTGGATTTAATATGAAGGATTCAAAGTTAAAAGATGAAAATTTAAGAAAAGCAATAATTTATGCTTTAAATTCAGATGAGATATTGGGAACAGTTTTAGGAACATATGCTGAAAGTATAAACTCCCCTTTAGCTAAGAATATGTTTGGTTATACAGAGAATAGAGTAAATTATAGTCAAGATATAGATAAAGCTAAGGAATATTTGGATAAAGTTGAAAAAAAGGAGGATTTAAATCTATCTATAACAATTCATAGCAATAGTGATAGTATGCAGATATCTCAAATAATTCAAGCACAATTAAAGGATATTGGGATAAATTTAACTATAAATCCTTTAGAGTGGGGAACTTTTATAAGTGAAACATCTAATGGAAAGCATCAGCTTTTTCATTTGGGGAAAACATCACCAACTGGTGATGGAGAGGAAGCGTTAACTGTTTTCAATGAAAAATTTATAGGAGCTGCTGGAAATAGATTTTTCTATTCAAATCCGAAAGTTAATGAACTTTTAACTTTAGCTAAAGAGGAGACTGATGATAAAAAAAGAGAAGTGTATTATCAAGAGGTTTGCCAAATAATTCAAGAGGATGGAGTTATGGCAATCTCATTTACAAGAAAAGTTATTGCTGGAGTTAATAAAAACATATCAAATTTTGAACCACATCCAAGTGGAATGCATAGATTTTATAAAGTGGATAAAGAGGTAAAGTAA
- a CDS encoding LysE family translocator — protein MIFEGFKFGMLLQIAIGPVCMYIFSLGIGQSFWRAELGVLGVVLADAFYIALAILGISSFVKKEKIQYGFNILGTLIIIIFGMELFLGYFGISILPKMNIFGDSSSSSPFIKAFLLTGANPMTILFWIGVFTTRTNEENFTKKSILLFALGALLATLFFLTLIVFLGSITNNFLSQRILSLLNSGVGLILIYFGVKKGLKSIKIK, from the coding sequence TTGATATTTGAGGGATTTAAATTTGGAATGTTGTTGCAAATTGCCATAGGACCAGTATGTATGTACATTTTTTCTTTAGGAATTGGTCAAAGCTTTTGGCGAGCAGAATTAGGTGTTTTAGGAGTTGTTTTAGCAGATGCTTTCTACATAGCACTTGCAATTTTAGGCATTTCGTCTTTCGTAAAAAAAGAAAAAATTCAATATGGGTTCAATATTTTAGGAACTTTAATTATTATTATTTTTGGAATGGAACTTTTCTTAGGATATTTTGGGATATCAATTCTTCCAAAAATGAATATATTTGGAGATTCTAGCTCAAGTTCACCTTTTATTAAAGCATTTCTTTTAACAGGAGCAAATCCTATGACAATTCTATTTTGGATAGGAGTTTTTACCACAAGAACTAATGAAGAAAATTTTACTAAAAAATCTATACTTCTTTTTGCACTTGGAGCTCTTTTAGCTACATTATTTTTTTTAACTTTGATAGTTTTTCTAGGATCTATAACAAATAATTTTTTATCTCAACGAATATTGAGTTTATTAAATTCAGGAGTGGGACTTATTTTAATATATTTTGGAGTGAAAAAAGGCTTAAAATCTATAAAAATAAAATAG
- a CDS encoding glutathione ABC transporter substrate-binding protein codes for MKKTLGRIGILMLIASSLSFAEGKDIVVAVNANFISLDPHNLSDTLSGTAVSTMYEGLFTYNDDMTLRPTLATGYTISEDGLVYTIQIRQGINFQDGTPLNAAAVKYNFDRVMDEKNNLRRRRNFVAVDKVEISGEYEIKLILKQPFAPMLNRIASLKIVSPAALEKHGAQGIITNPVGTGAYTYVNWTQGDKLVVKRNDEYWGEKPNVDTITFRPVMENGSRIAMLQTGEADFIYPMPTEQVKKLEKSDDVEIMKGFSTITRYVTLNTNKDIFSNKKVRQAINHAINKNAYSAVVKSGYLVPLTSPVPEALEYHVKLTPYNYDVNKAKELMKEAGYPNGFKATIWGSNNTEDMKGMQFIHQQLAQIGIDVEVMPMEEGTLSNSIYSVQTPEDATINMWYVNWSSFDIDGATKNLFHSKFAPPVSANTAYYNNPKVDELLEKGATEVNPQKRGEVYAQLQETIWEDAPWIFLGSDQLLSAKRKTTQGVYVMPDGTINFAKADTTK; via the coding sequence ATGAAAAAAACTTTAGGGCGGATTGGAATTTTAATGCTTATAGCATCATCACTTAGTTTTGCTGAAGGAAAAGATATAGTTGTAGCAGTTAATGCTAACTTTATCTCTTTAGATCCTCATAATCTTTCAGATACACTTTCTGGGACAGCAGTATCAACAATGTATGAAGGTCTTTTTACATATAATGATGATATGACTTTAAGACCGACACTAGCAACAGGATATACAATATCTGAAGATGGTTTAGTTTATACAATTCAAATTAGACAAGGAATTAATTTTCAGGATGGAACACCACTTAATGCAGCAGCAGTAAAATATAATTTTGATAGAGTTATGGATGAAAAAAATAATCTGAGAAGACGTAGAAACTTTGTTGCAGTGGATAAAGTTGAAATATCTGGTGAGTATGAAATTAAATTGATTCTTAAACAACCATTTGCACCGATGCTAAATAGAATAGCTTCATTAAAAATAGTGAGTCCAGCAGCTCTAGAAAAACATGGAGCTCAAGGTATTATTACAAATCCTGTAGGAACAGGAGCTTATACTTATGTAAATTGGACTCAAGGAGATAAATTAGTTGTTAAAAGAAACGATGAGTATTGGGGAGAAAAACCAAATGTAGATACAATTACATTTAGACCTGTTATGGAAAATGGATCTAGAATTGCAATGCTTCAAACGGGAGAAGCTGATTTTATTTATCCAATGCCAACTGAGCAGGTTAAAAAACTTGAAAAATCTGATGATGTAGAGATTATGAAAGGATTTTCAACTATAACAAGATACGTAACACTAAATACAAATAAAGATATATTTTCAAATAAAAAAGTTAGACAAGCGATAAATCATGCAATTAATAAAAATGCTTACTCAGCTGTTGTAAAGTCAGGATATTTAGTTCCTTTGACATCTCCAGTTCCAGAAGCATTAGAGTATCATGTAAAATTAACACCTTACAACTATGATGTAAATAAAGCTAAAGAGTTAATGAAAGAAGCTGGGTATCCAAATGGATTTAAAGCTACTATTTGGGGATCGAATAATACTGAAGATATGAAAGGTATGCAGTTTATTCATCAACAACTTGCTCAGATTGGAATAGATGTTGAAGTTATGCCAATGGAAGAGGGAACTCTTTCAAACTCAATCTATAGTGTACAAACTCCAGAGGATGCTACTATAAATATGTGGTATGTAAACTGGTCATCATTTGATATAGATGGAGCTACTAAAAACTTATTCCACAGTAAGTTTGCACCACCTGTTTCTGCAAATACTGCATATTACAACAATCCAAAAGTTGATGAACTTCTTGAAAAGGGAGCAACAGAAGTAAATCCTCAAAAAAGAGGGGAAGTTTATGCACAATTACAAGAGACTATTTGGGAAGATGCACCTTGGATATTCTTAGGTTCTGATCAACTACTTTCTGCTAAAAGAAAAACAACTCAAGGTGTTTACGTGATGCCTGATGGAACTATAAATTTTGCTAAAGCTGACACTACTAAATAA
- a CDS encoding helix-turn-helix domain-containing protein, whose protein sequence is MENLNILIGQRLNRLRKDKNLSLEELSLQTGVSKAMLSQIENGKSNPTVSTLWKISTALKVSFSFFIEGEEEELTVVDEKNISPILESNNLMKLYPIFPFDSNKNFEILTIELKKDCEHISQPHTSGVEEYIIMSEGTLELHVEKQVFLLSKGQSIKFLADKEHVYKNTQDELVRFYNLIFY, encoded by the coding sequence ATGGAAAATCTAAATATTTTAATTGGTCAACGTTTAAATAGATTAAGAAAAGATAAAAACTTAAGTTTGGAGGAGCTCTCTTTACAAACTGGAGTCAGCAAAGCTATGCTTTCTCAAATTGAAAATGGAAAATCTAATCCAACAGTTTCTACACTTTGGAAAATATCTACAGCTTTAAAAGTTTCTTTCTCTTTTTTTATTGAAGGAGAAGAAGAGGAGCTTACTGTAGTTGATGAAAAGAATATATCTCCTATTCTAGAAAGTAACAATCTTATGAAGCTGTACCCTATATTTCCATTTGATAGTAATAAGAATTTTGAGATTTTAACAATTGAATTAAAAAAAGATTGCGAGCACATATCTCAACCTCATACTTCTGGTGTAGAAGAATATATAATTATGAGTGAAGGAACTTTAGAGCTTCATGTTGAAAAACAAGTTTTTCTATTATCAAAAGGACAATCTATAAAATTCTTAGCTGATAAAGAGCATGTTTATAAAAATACTCAAGATGAGCTTGTTAGATTTTATAATTTAATTTTTTATTAA
- a CDS encoding class I SAM-dependent methyltransferase gives MKENKYDNSVFFEKYSEMPRSKYGLSAAGEWEALERILPKIKDKEFLDLGCGYGWHCKYFADKGASKVIGIDISTKMLELANLKNKASNISYSCIAMEDIDFKDESFDIIFSSLAIHYIKDFDFLVNKIYKLLKKGGNFIFSVEHPIFTAHGSQNWIYNEQGEIEYFPVDNYYYEGKRETNFLGENVTKYHRTLTTYLSTLISNGFKIKNVVEPMPSEKLLNEVLGMKEELRRPMMLIVSVEK, from the coding sequence ATGAAAGAAAATAAATATGACAATAGTGTATTTTTTGAAAAATATAGTGAGATGCCAAGATCAAAGTATGGACTTAGTGCTGCTGGAGAATGGGAAGCATTAGAAAGGATTTTACCTAAAATAAAGGATAAAGAGTTCTTGGATTTAGGATGTGGATATGGTTGGCACTGTAAATATTTTGCAGATAAAGGTGCATCAAAAGTGATTGGAATAGATATTTCTACAAAAATGTTAGAGTTAGCAAATTTAAAAAATAAGGCTTCAAATATATCGTATAGTTGCATAGCTATGGAAGATATAGATTTTAAAGATGAAAGTTTTGATATTATTTTTAGTTCTTTAGCGATTCATTATATTAAAGACTTTGATTTTCTGGTAAATAAAATTTATAAGTTATTAAAAAAAGGTGGAAATTTTATTTTTTCAGTAGAGCATCCAATATTTACGGCTCATGGATCACAAAATTGGATATACAATGAGCAGGGAGAGATAGAATATTTTCCTGTGGATAACTATTATTATGAAGGAAAAAGAGAAACTAACTTTTTAGGCGAAAATGTTACTAAATATCATAGAACACTTACAACTTATTTATCAACTCTTATTTCTAATGGATTTAAGATAAAAAATGTGGTAGAACCAATGCCATCAGAAAAATTATTAAATGAAGTTTTGGGTATGAAGGAAGAACTAAGACGTCCAATGATGCTAATAGTTTCAGTTGAAAAGTAA